One Diospyros lotus cultivar Yz01 chromosome 1, ASM1463336v1, whole genome shotgun sequence genomic window carries:
- the LOC127804280 gene encoding uncharacterized protein LOC127804280, whose translation MAKKKPSRQDKPPQTDNQPLSSMDDDASKKLETLKALNNRLIKDAADRRQLVDSLVRSKESLESALSLSESEKGRLQAEFTQLHDLTAQLELERDLVSLFVAEHVSQQAKVIQKERDEFWTAKMEIEGNFRSLESEMKGVLREKSETEKIRREKESVIELLEQKVSALFIEIGNEREGSDQLRQERDVLCAGIRAQVEESNELRVKLVEADKRGKEIEEELQKLKMGYSGLVEEKGESEKSMEYLTREKDSIARSLVDSNRVIETLKIEIEGLGREKEGIEKERNVAVMEKNELESMLAVQNDKLKGLLEEERMLHLKVVDLEKRCVEGVEKEKKLGMEIDALLEKNKDQETSFGILVEENSVVKRELDEALKELEVQKQKMNETVRKKTEIEEVKARREGEIVQIQRELNIAKYEKLCLEDHCREQTEKNGMLQFEMIKYKDETNQVTVERDEARRGFDVEKKNSKILREKILALEKNIEENNKAIASLKAEIQNEFEVKKGLEGRGVLLANEIATLENRLSLARKEADEMQANMELADTNLEFLLNMLRKTTALMVRLSGDQNGVKEDNVSTQKVGELVKPYVAELEAIKKAFKNKQAKVEDMKRQLELLHGSVAEARKGKNFWTLVSSVLTVFAAASVAYVARAR comes from the coding sequence ATGGCTAAAAAGAAGCCCTCTCGCCAAGACAAGCCCCCCCAAACTGATAACCAACCCCTTTCCTCCATGGACGACGATGCTTCCAAGAAGCTTGAAACTTTGAAGGCGCTCAATAACAGGCTTATCAAGGACGCTGCTGACCGCCGCCAACTGGTGGACTCGCTCGTTCGCTCGAAAGAGTCTCTGGAGTCGGCATTGTCTCTGTCGGAATCGGAGAAGGGGAGATTGCAGGCCGAGTTTACCCAGCTGCACGACCTTACGGCGCAGCTGGAGTTGGAGAGGGATTTGGTTTCTTTGTTTGTTGCTGAGCATGTTAGTCAACAGGCGAAGGTGATTCAAAAGGAGAGAGATGAGTTTTGGACGGCGAAAATGGAGATTGAAGGTAACTTTAGGAGTCTGGAGAGTGAAATGAAAGGGGTTCTGAGGGAGAAAAGCGAGACTGAAAAGattaggagagagaaagagtctGTTATTGAGTTGCTGGAACAAAAGGTGAGCGCACTTTTTATTGAGATTGGCAATGAAAGAGAGGGCTCCGATCAGCTGCGTCAAGAGAGGGATGTCCTGTGTGCTGGAATTAGGGCTCAGGTTGAGGAGTCCAATGAGTTGAGGGTCAAACTCGTTGAAGCAGataagagagggaaagagattgAAGAAGAGCTTCAAAAACTGAAGATGGGATACAGTGGTTTAGTGGAGGAAAAGGGAGAAAGCGAAAAAAGTATGGAATACTTGACAAGGGAGAAGGATTCTATTGCGAGAAGCTTAGTGGATTCCAACAGGGTGATTGAAACATTGAAGATAGAGATTGAGGGATTGGGGAGAGAGAAGGAGGGGattgagaaggaaagaaatgttGCGGTGATGGAAAAGAACGAGTTGGAAAGTATGCTGGCGGTGCAAAATGATAAGTTGAAGGGTTTGCTAGAGGAGGAGCGGATGTTGCACTTGaaagttgtggatttggaaAAGAGGTGTGTTGAAGGtgtagagaaggaaaagaagctgGGCATGGAGATTGATGCTTTGTTGGAAAAGAATAAGGATCAAGAAACGAGCTTTGGGATCTTGGTTGAAGAGAACAGTGTGGTTAAGAGAGAGTTGGATGAGGCCCTGAAGGAACTGGAGGTACAGAAGCAGAAAATGAATGAGACAGTCAGAAAGAAAACTGAAATCGAAGAGGTGAAAGCCCGACGCGAAGGTGAAATTGTTCAAATTCAGAGGGAGTTGAATATAGCTAAGTATGAGAAATTATGTTTGGAAGATCATTGCAGGGAGCAAACCGAGAAAAATGGGATGCTGCAATTTGAAATGATCAAGTATAAAGATGAAACCAATCAAGTTACTGTTGAGAGAGATGAGGCCAGAAGGGGATTTGATGTGGAGAAGAagaattctaaaattttgaggGAGAAAATTTTGGCCTTGGAGAAGAACATCGAAGAAAACAATAAGGCGATAGCATCGTTGAAGGctgaaattcaaaatgaatttgaagTCAAGAAAGGGTTAGAAGGCCGGGGCGTGCTGTTGGCAAATGAAATTGCCACATTGGAGAATCGGCTGTCTTTGGCGAGAAAGGAAGCCGATGAAATGCAGGCTAATATGGAACTAGCAGATACTAACTTGGAGTTCTTGCTGAACATGTTGAGGAAAACGACTGCATTGATGGTTCGTCTATCTGGAGACCAGAATGGTGTTAAGGAAGACAATGTATCTACACAGAAGGTTGGAGAATTGGTTAAACCATATGTGGCAGAGTTGGAAGCAATCAAGAAGGCTTTCAAGAACAAACAGGCTAAGGTTGAAGATATGAAGCGGCAACTTGAGCTTCTGCATGGCTCGGTAGCGGAAGCGCGCAAGGGAAAGAACTTCTGGACCTTGGTGTCCTCGGTTTTGACAGTTTTTGCTGCAGCTTCTGTTGCATATGTTGCTCGGGCGCGTTAA